One window of the Streptococcus parasanguinis ATCC 15912 genome contains the following:
- a CDS encoding NAD(P)H-dependent oxidoreductase yields the protein MKILVINGHPDKESYCQAIFQTIVETIDPNHHELKVISLNEEDFDPVLRYGYRKRMEEDPFILRSQEWIQWADHLIFVYPIWWSSMPSLIKGWIDRVFTPGIAYSANDQGSFIWNYLRGKQFKKLLKGKTASIYATSMAPTWWYKIFSGPLNIPDSYGISVLKNAVLNHCGIKTKRVCILGEVGRDVNTASMREHHLQKVAAEVKRL from the coding sequence ATGAAAATTCTGGTCATCAATGGTCATCCGGATAAGGAAAGTTATTGTCAGGCTATTTTTCAAACCATTGTCGAAACGATTGATCCAAATCACCACGAGCTTAAAGTGATCAGTCTCAATGAAGAGGACTTTGATCCTGTTCTACGTTATGGTTATCGAAAGCGGATGGAGGAAGATCCCTTTATCCTTCGTTCTCAAGAATGGATCCAGTGGGCGGATCACCTGATCTTTGTCTATCCCATCTGGTGGAGTAGTATGCCGAGCCTTATAAAGGGTTGGATTGATCGGGTCTTCACACCGGGGATTGCCTACTCGGCTAATGATCAGGGAAGCTTTATCTGGAATTACCTCAGAGGCAAGCAATTCAAGAAGTTGCTCAAAGGGAAAACGGCCAGTATTTATGCGACCTCCATGGCGCCTACTTGGTGGTACAAGATCTTTTCAGGTCCTCTCAACATTCCAGATAGTTATGGTATCTCTGTTTTGAAGAATGCCGTCTTGAACCACTGTGGGATCAAAACCAAGCGCGTCTGCATCTTGGGAGAAGTCGGCCGGGATGTGAACACCGCTAGCATGCGGGAACACCATCTCCAAAAGGTAGCAGCAGAAGTGAAGAGACTTTGA
- a CDS encoding GNAT family N-acetyltransferase: protein MKIIIKTMETPEEIEGKSLVHWQTWREAYDDLLPAEFQETMTLEKCRFLSQKYPENTLIAMDGKKVVGFISYGNFRDEAIQAGEIIALYVLKDYYGKGVSEQLMHAAFAVLDHFSEIYLWVLKDNKRAIAFYQKMGFTFDGQEKILELGKPVKELRMMCSSNKNS from the coding sequence ATGAAAATTATCATTAAAACAATGGAAACACCAGAAGAGATAGAAGGTAAGTCCCTCGTTCATTGGCAAACATGGAGAGAGGCTTATGACGATCTTTTACCCGCGGAATTTCAGGAGACGATGACATTAGAAAAATGTCGTTTCTTGAGTCAAAAGTATCCAGAAAATACCTTGATTGCGATGGATGGAAAAAAGGTCGTTGGATTTATCAGCTATGGAAATTTTCGTGATGAGGCCATTCAAGCTGGTGAAATCATTGCCTTATATGTTTTAAAAGATTACTATGGAAAAGGTGTGAGTGAACAGTTAATGCATGCTGCATTTGCTGTTCTCGATCATTTCTCTGAGATTTATTTATGGGTATTGAAAGATAATAAGCGAGCCATTGCTTTCTATCAAAAAATGGGTTTTACTTTTGATGGCCAAGAAAAAATACTTGAACTTGGAAAACCTGTTAAGGAATTGCGGATGATGTGTTCTTCAAATAAAAATTCCTAA
- the uvrB gene encoding excinuclease ABC subunit UvrB — translation MINRVTDNKFKLVSKYQPSGDQPQAIEQLVDNIEGGEKAQILMGATGTGKTYTMSQVIAQVNKPTLVIAHNKTLAGQLYGEFKEFFPENAVEYFVSYYDYYQPEAYVPSSDTYIEKDSSVNDEIDKLRHSATSALLERNDVIVVASVSCIYGLGSPKEYADSVVSLRPGLEISRDKLLNDLVDIQFERNDIDFQRGKFRVRGDVVEIFPASRDEHAFRVEFFGDEIDRIREVEALTGQVLGDVDHLAIFPATHFVTNDDHMEVAIAKIQAELEEQLKVFEKEGKLLEAQRLKQRTEYDIEMLREMGYTNGVENYSRHMDGRSEGEPPYTLLDFFPEDFLIMIDESHMTMGQIKGMYNGDRSRKEMLVNYGFRLPSALDNRPLRREEFESHVHQIVYVSATPGDYEMEQTDTVIEQIIRPTGLLDPEVEVRPTMGQMDDLLGEINARVERGERTFVTTLTKKMAEDLTDYFKEMGVKVKYMHSDIKTLERTEIIRDLRLGVFDVLVGINLLREGIDVPEVSLVAILDADKEGFLRNERGLIQTIGRAARNSEGHVIMYADTMTQSMQKAIDETARRRKIQIAYNEEHGIVPQTIKKEIRDLISVTKAVAKEEDKEVDITSLNRQERKELVKKLQGQMQEAVEVLDFELAAQIRDMMLEVKALD, via the coding sequence ATGATTAATCGAGTAACTGATAACAAATTTAAACTAGTATCCAAATACCAACCGTCTGGGGATCAACCGCAGGCCATTGAACAGTTGGTGGATAACATCGAGGGTGGTGAGAAGGCGCAAATCCTGATGGGGGCGACTGGTACGGGGAAGACCTATACCATGAGCCAGGTCATCGCCCAAGTCAATAAGCCGACCTTGGTCATCGCCCACAATAAAACCCTAGCAGGCCAGCTTTATGGGGAGTTTAAGGAATTTTTCCCGGAAAATGCGGTCGAGTACTTCGTATCTTACTATGATTATTACCAGCCAGAAGCCTATGTGCCATCGAGCGACACCTATATCGAAAAAGATAGCTCGGTCAATGATGAGATTGATAAGCTTCGTCACTCCGCGACATCAGCCCTCTTAGAGCGCAATGATGTCATCGTTGTGGCTTCTGTCTCTTGTATCTATGGTTTGGGTTCGCCTAAGGAATATGCCGATAGCGTGGTCAGCTTGCGTCCCGGACTGGAAATTTCTCGTGATAAACTGCTCAATGACCTGGTGGATATCCAGTTTGAGCGCAATGACATCGACTTTCAACGGGGAAAATTCCGTGTTCGGGGGGATGTGGTGGAGATTTTCCCAGCTTCGCGTGATGAGCATGCCTTTCGCGTTGAGTTTTTCGGGGACGAAATTGACCGCATTCGTGAGGTTGAAGCTTTGACTGGCCAAGTTCTAGGAGATGTGGACCACTTGGCAATTTTCCCAGCCACTCACTTCGTGACCAATGACGACCATATGGAAGTAGCCATTGCCAAGATTCAAGCGGAACTTGAAGAGCAGTTAAAGGTCTTTGAAAAAGAAGGCAAGCTTTTGGAAGCTCAACGCCTGAAACAACGTACTGAGTACGATATTGAAATGCTACGGGAGATGGGCTACACCAATGGCGTTGAAAACTACTCCCGTCACATGGATGGCCGGAGTGAAGGTGAGCCTCCTTACACCCTTCTTGACTTCTTCCCAGAAGATTTTCTCATCATGATCGATGAAAGCCACATGACCATGGGACAAATCAAAGGTATGTACAATGGTGACCGCTCACGCAAGGAAATGCTGGTCAACTATGGTTTCCGTTTGCCGTCTGCCTTGGATAACCGGCCACTGCGTCGTGAGGAGTTTGAAAGCCATGTCCACCAGATCGTCTATGTGTCTGCGACACCGGGTGATTATGAGATGGAACAAACCGATACCGTCATCGAGCAGATCATTCGTCCGACGGGTCTACTCGATCCTGAGGTGGAAGTGCGTCCGACCATGGGACAAATGGACGATCTCTTGGGTGAAATCAATGCGCGTGTAGAACGTGGAGAGCGGACCTTTGTTACCACCCTGACCAAGAAGATGGCAGAAGACTTGACCGACTACTTTAAGGAAATGGGTGTCAAGGTCAAATACATGCACTCGGACATTAAGACCTTGGAGCGGACGGAGATTATCCGTGATTTGCGTCTGGGCGTTTTTGACGTCTTGGTCGGGATCAACCTTCTTCGCGAAGGGATTGACGTTCCGGAAGTCAGTCTGGTTGCTATTCTCGATGCTGATAAGGAAGGCTTCCTTCGTAATGAACGCGGCCTCATTCAAACCATTGGTCGTGCAGCCCGTAATAGTGAGGGTCACGTCATCATGTATGCGGACACCATGACTCAGTCTATGCAAAAAGCCATTGATGAAACAGCCCGTCGTCGGAAAATCCAGATAGCTTATAATGAAGAGCATGGCATTGTCCCACAAACCATCAAGAAGGAAATTCGTGACCTGATCTCTGTTACCAAGGCGGTGGCCAAGGAAGAGGACAAGGAAGTGGATATCACCAGTCTCAACCGCCAAGAGCGAAAGGAACTGGTCAAGAAACTGCAAGGTCAAATGCAAGAAGCTGTCGAAGTGCTTGATTTCGAGCTGGCAGCGCAAATCCGCGATATGATGTTGGAAGTCAAGGCTTTGGATTAG
- a CDS encoding ABC transporter ATP-binding protein: MITIQKLHKEYNNKIVLQNVSFKAKKGEITGLIGPNGSGKSTLIRILLGLENSQMGMALIDGKKYSQLGDNPFCIVGSFLDSCQPYPTRTGFQHLRWIGLACGVDKNRCKECLELVGLSEAKNKKVKDYSLGMKQRLGLATALLANPDILILDEPINGLDPEGIRWVRNFLQSFVNEGKSVLMTSHYMSELELTVDHLVGISNGKIVIDAPTKDILKQFGSFEEAYFKALEGKEGE, encoded by the coding sequence ATGATAACAATTCAAAAGCTACATAAGGAATATAATAATAAAATTGTCCTTCAAAACGTGTCTTTCAAAGCCAAAAAAGGTGAGATTACTGGATTGATTGGACCGAATGGATCTGGAAAATCAACTTTAATTAGAATTTTGCTTGGTTTAGAAAATAGTCAAATGGGAATGGCGTTGATCGATGGGAAAAAATACTCTCAATTGGGAGATAATCCTTTTTGTATTGTTGGATCATTCCTAGATAGTTGTCAACCTTATCCAACTAGAACAGGATTTCAGCATCTTCGGTGGATTGGCTTGGCTTGTGGCGTTGACAAAAATAGGTGCAAGGAATGTTTAGAGTTGGTGGGGTTAAGTGAAGCTAAAAATAAAAAAGTAAAAGACTATTCATTAGGAATGAAGCAACGTCTTGGGTTAGCAACAGCCTTATTAGCAAATCCTGACATCTTAATTTTAGATGAACCAATCAATGGACTAGATCCAGAAGGAATACGCTGGGTACGCAATTTTTTGCAGTCTTTTGTCAATGAAGGTAAGTCTGTATTAATGACAAGTCATTATATGAGTGAGTTAGAATTAACTGTAGATCATTTGGTTGGGATTTCTAATGGGAAGATTGTTATTGATGCTCCTACCAAAGACATTTTGAAACAGTTTGGATCTTTTGAGGAGGCATATTTTAAGGCACTCGAAGGGAAAGAAGGTGAATAA